From a region of the Nitrospirota bacterium genome:
- a CDS encoding bacteriohemerythrin encodes MQWTPDLSVGVEDIDVQHRELFRRITELVEAVKKKQCKFLIGGVMAFLHEYVVEHFGAEEALMVKYDYPDYKAHRAQHVSFIARLGGMEEELKNETSSYTRSVYVNQMVVDWILEHIKNVDTRLGAFLKARTPAG; translated from the coding sequence ATGCAGTGGACCCCGGACCTCTCGGTGGGAGTAGAGGATATAGACGTCCAGCACAGGGAGCTCTTCAGGCGCATCACGGAGCTTGTGGAGGCGGTGAAGAAAAAGCAGTGCAAGTTCCTCATCGGAGGGGTCATGGCGTTCCTCCACGAGTACGTGGTCGAGCACTTCGGAGCCGAGGAGGCCCTGATGGTGAAATACGACTATCCGGACTACAAGGCCCATCGCGCCCAGCACGTTTCCTTCATCGCTCGGCTCGGGGGGATGGAAGAGGAGCTCAAGAACGAAACGTCCTCGTACACGCGCTCCGTTTACGTCAATCAGATGGTCGTGGACTGGATACTGGAGCACATAAAGAACGTGGACACCCGCCTGGGGGCTTTCCTCAAGGCCAGAACGCCCGCCGGGTGA
- a CDS encoding ribonuclease H-like domain-containing protein yields MIRNTFSILHGLGEKREKRLWRGGILRWEDFLGAPSVDFMSPGRKELYDRDLEDAAERLRRKDAAFFARTLRSREHWRLFDALGREAVCLDIESNGLQAGWGGYPTVVGVYDGFDYRYFLRGRDLTASNLMRELSGYKYLITFFGSAFDIPFLEKTLPGFRLRVPHFDLCFAARKVGLTGGLKRIEEKLGIVRPAETRGLDGYDAVLLWERASRGDDGAMELLVGYNREDTVNLMYIAGRLYADLRASTGIEEYLS; encoded by the coding sequence ATGATACGGAACACCTTCAGCATCCTCCACGGCCTGGGGGAGAAACGCGAAAAGAGACTGTGGCGGGGCGGAATCCTCCGATGGGAGGATTTCCTCGGGGCCCCGTCCGTGGATTTCATGTCCCCCGGGAGGAAGGAGCTCTACGACCGGGACCTGGAGGACGCCGCCGAGCGCCTCCGGAGGAAGGACGCCGCCTTCTTCGCCCGCACCCTGAGGAGCCGGGAGCACTGGCGGCTCTTTGACGCCCTGGGCCGGGAGGCGGTCTGCCTGGACATCGAGAGCAACGGCCTTCAGGCAGGCTGGGGAGGATACCCCACGGTGGTGGGCGTCTACGACGGGTTCGACTACCGGTATTTCCTCAGGGGACGGGACCTCACCGCCTCGAACCTCATGCGGGAGCTTTCGGGCTACAAGTACCTGATAACCTTCTTTGGCTCCGCCTTCGACATCCCATTTCTGGAGAAAACCCTGCCGGGGTTTCGCCTGCGGGTGCCCCATTTCGACCTGTGCTTCGCGGCCCGGAAGGTGGGGCTTACGGGAGGCCTGAAGCGCATCGAGGAGAAGCTGGGCATAGTGAGGCCCGCGGAGACCCGGGGACTGGACGGTTACGACGCCGTCCTCCTCTGGGAGAGGGCGTCGCGGGGCGATGACGGCGCCATGGAGCTCCTGGTCGGCTATAACCGGGAGGACACGGTCAACCTGATGTACATCGCCGGGCGCCTGTACGCGGACCTGCGGGCGTCCACGGGCATCGAAGAGTACCTTTCCTGA
- a CDS encoding tRNA1(Val) (adenine(37)-N6)-methyltransferase: MEVTLDSVRDVWIYQRRHGYRFSLDAVLLAFFVRARALGSIVDLGAGAGVVGILLARRYPAARVTLLELQEGLYTLAARNIEKNGLGEQVRALRRDIRDLKSLGDLAGCDLAVSNPPFRKPLTGKLSAAEERSLARHELALSLRELVGAAARLTREKGRFCLVHHPLRLAELTEELRRAGLEPKRLRFVHGRRDAEARILLMEAVKGGGEGLKVERPLFVYEEDGRTYTEEVRSMYEG, translated from the coding sequence GTGGAGGTCACCCTCGACAGCGTCAGGGACGTCTGGATATACCAGAGAAGGCACGGCTACAGGTTTTCCCTCGATGCGGTGCTCCTGGCGTTCTTCGTCCGGGCAAGGGCCCTGGGGAGCATCGTGGACCTGGGGGCCGGCGCCGGGGTGGTGGGCATCCTTCTGGCCCGGCGGTATCCGGCGGCCCGCGTCACCCTGCTGGAGCTTCAGGAGGGCCTGTACACCCTTGCCGCGAGAAACATAGAAAAGAACGGCCTGGGGGAGCAGGTGCGGGCCCTGAGGAGGGACATCCGGGACCTCAAGAGCCTCGGGGACCTCGCCGGATGCGACCTGGCCGTCTCCAACCCTCCCTTTAGAAAGCCCCTCACCGGGAAGCTCAGCGCGGCCGAGGAGCGCTCCCTGGCCCGGCACGAGCTGGCTCTGAGCCTGCGGGAGCTTGTGGGGGCCGCCGCCCGCCTCACAAGGGAAAAAGGGCGGTTCTGCCTGGTCCACCATCCCCTTCGGCTTGCGGAGCTTACAGAGGAGCTGCGGCGCGCCGGCCTGGAGCCCAAGAGGCTCCGGTTCGTCCACGGCAGAAGGGACGCCGAGGCGCGGATTCTCCTCATGGAGGCGGTCAAGGGGGGCGGGGAGGGCCTGAAGGTCGAGAGGCCCCTGTTCGTCTACGAGGAAGACGGCCGGACGTACACCGAGGAAGTGCGCTCCATGTACGAGGGCTGA
- the xerD gene encoding site-specific tyrosine recombinase XerD, whose product MGVLGDFTAHLAVERGLARNTVQSYAADLGKFHAFLEQRGKGLAAFGKDDIVDFLEQERAAGLSQASLSRALSSVRGLVRYLLLRGLMKEDPVENLPSPRKWETLPKALSQGEVKGLLRTSGRGAFALRDAAMLELIYSSGLRVSELLSLTLGDVNFEAGFLRVTGKGSKERVVPAHPRALGKVRRYVRELRPRLLKRRHSEYLFLTARGAPMSRQRFWQALKAYGRAAGVVLSPHTLRHSFATHMLEGGADLRSLQKMLGHSDISTTQVYTKVTSERAKKVFQEHHPRA is encoded by the coding sequence ATGGGCGTCCTCGGAGATTTCACAGCGCACCTGGCCGTGGAGAGGGGCCTGGCGCGCAATACCGTCCAGTCGTACGCCGCGGACCTGGGCAAGTTTCATGCCTTTCTCGAGCAGAGGGGAAAGGGGCTCGCCGCGTTCGGGAAGGACGACATCGTGGACTTTCTTGAGCAGGAGCGGGCCGCGGGCCTTTCCCAGGCGAGTCTTTCCCGCGCGCTCTCCTCGGTCCGGGGGCTGGTGCGCTACCTCCTCCTCCGGGGGCTGATGAAGGAGGACCCCGTGGAGAATCTCCCCTCGCCCCGGAAGTGGGAGACCCTGCCCAAGGCCCTGTCGCAGGGAGAGGTGAAGGGGCTCCTGAGGACGTCGGGCAGAGGGGCCTTCGCCCTGAGGGACGCGGCCATGCTTGAGCTCATCTATTCGTCGGGACTGCGGGTGAGCGAGCTGTTGAGCCTTACGCTCGGGGACGTCAACTTCGAGGCCGGCTTCCTCCGGGTCACGGGCAAGGGGTCCAAGGAGCGCGTGGTGCCCGCCCACCCTCGGGCGCTGGGGAAGGTGAGGCGATACGTGCGGGAGCTGCGGCCCCGGCTTCTCAAGAGGCGCCATTCGGAGTACCTGTTTCTGACCGCGCGCGGGGCCCCCATGAGCAGGCAGAGGTTCTGGCAGGCCCTGAAGGCGTACGGGCGCGCGGCGGGCGTCGTGCTTTCTCCCCACACGCTCAGGCATTCCTTTGCCACCCACATGCTGGAGGGCGGGGCCGACCTGCGCTCCCTGCAGAAAATGCTCGGCCACTCCGACATCTCCACGACGCAGGTGTACACGAAGGTAACGTCGGAGCGGGCCAAGAAAGTCTTTCAGGAGCATCACCCGAGGGCCTGA
- a CDS encoding AAA family ATPase, which translates to MHRKLGPEQLYQTCDVEALDFKTTDDIEPSIGTIGQERAMRAIDFGLNLDSKGFNIFILGESGSGRMTSVKKKIGELCVKEPVPPDWCYVYNFKDPDAPRAISLEPGQGAALQKDMDELVKALQTEIPKVFESKEYEKSRSKITEGFQKEQKEKFSQLEEDAKQKGFSIRKTVTGLLIVPVKPSGEPLSEEEFEELDEEHKKKVEETGKQLQERLDDIVRSLRASEKQVKKRLKDLEREAALSEVGDLIDDLKQKYKEYDRIQGYLDDVRENVLDNLDDFKAQEEQPSPLPFMRQPRPEAAFNRYKVNVLVNNKECDGAPMVFESNPTYLNIFGRLEYKFQYGVATTDFTQIKAGALHRANGGYLIMESLDLLRSIFAYDGLKRALRDEEIKMEDVWERYRLMSTTTLKPEPVPLKIKVILIGHPVIYYLLYRLDEEYKELFKVKADFDDRMDRSEEMLREYAAFIASKCKEEKLLPFDRGGVGRVIEHGTRIANQQGKLSSKFREVADLLREAHFWAKKAGAGVVERRHVEQALEEQVFRSNRIEERLRELMAEGTLIVETEGGRVGQVNGLAVLSMGDYSFGKPSRITAKTFVGKAGVVNIERETKMSGRIHGKAILIISNYLGSKYAVKKPISASASITFEQLYDMVEGDSATCAELYCILSSLSGVPLKQSFAVTGSMDQNGDVQPIGGVNEKIEGFFELCKLRGLDGSHGVIIPRRNERHLMLKKDVVDAVREGKFTIYSIDRMEEGLELLTGVKAGELGPDGAYPEDTLNSLVQKRFEEINEALKERRAKEISEAMKRKEEEEEENEEEDEENGA; encoded by the coding sequence ATGCACAGGAAGCTCGGCCCTGAACAGCTGTATCAGACGTGCGACGTCGAAGCCCTCGACTTCAAGACGACCGACGACATCGAGCCCTCCATCGGCACCATAGGCCAGGAGCGCGCCATGCGGGCCATCGACTTCGGGCTGAACCTGGACAGCAAGGGGTTCAACATATTCATCCTGGGGGAAAGCGGCTCGGGCAGGATGACCTCCGTCAAGAAGAAGATAGGCGAGCTGTGCGTCAAGGAGCCGGTGCCGCCGGACTGGTGCTACGTCTATAACTTCAAGGACCCCGATGCGCCCCGGGCCATCTCGCTGGAGCCCGGGCAGGGCGCGGCGCTTCAGAAGGACATGGACGAGCTGGTAAAGGCGCTCCAGACGGAGATCCCCAAGGTCTTCGAGTCGAAGGAGTACGAGAAGTCCAGGAGCAAAATCACCGAGGGCTTCCAGAAGGAGCAGAAGGAGAAATTCAGCCAACTCGAGGAGGATGCGAAGCAGAAGGGTTTCTCCATCAGAAAGACGGTCACCGGCCTGCTCATCGTGCCGGTGAAGCCCTCGGGGGAGCCCCTCTCCGAGGAGGAGTTCGAGGAGCTGGACGAGGAGCACAAGAAGAAGGTGGAGGAGACGGGCAAGCAGCTCCAGGAGCGCCTGGACGACATCGTCCGCTCCCTCAGGGCGAGCGAGAAGCAGGTCAAGAAGAGGCTCAAGGACCTGGAGCGGGAGGCGGCCCTCTCCGAGGTGGGCGACCTCATCGACGACCTCAAGCAGAAGTACAAGGAGTACGACAGGATACAGGGCTATCTGGACGACGTCCGGGAAAACGTCCTGGACAACCTCGACGACTTCAAGGCCCAGGAGGAGCAGCCCTCCCCGCTTCCCTTCATGCGGCAGCCGCGGCCGGAGGCCGCCTTCAACCGTTACAAGGTCAACGTGCTCGTCAACAACAAGGAATGCGACGGCGCCCCCATGGTCTTTGAGAGCAACCCCACGTACCTGAACATCTTCGGCAGGCTGGAGTACAAGTTCCAGTACGGGGTGGCCACCACGGACTTCACCCAGATAAAGGCGGGTGCGCTGCACAGGGCCAACGGCGGTTACCTCATCATGGAGAGCCTGGACCTCCTGAGGAGCATCTTCGCATACGACGGCCTGAAGCGGGCGCTCAGGGACGAGGAGATAAAGATGGAGGACGTCTGGGAGCGGTACCGGCTCATGTCCACCACGACGCTGAAGCCCGAGCCCGTCCCGTTGAAAATCAAGGTCATCCTCATCGGACACCCCGTCATCTATTACCTCCTGTACAGGCTTGACGAGGAGTACAAGGAGCTGTTCAAGGTGAAGGCCGATTTTGACGACCGCATGGACCGCTCCGAGGAGATGTTGCGCGAGTATGCGGCCTTCATCGCCTCCAAGTGCAAGGAGGAGAAGCTTCTGCCCTTCGACCGGGGGGGCGTCGGCCGGGTGATAGAGCACGGGACGCGCATCGCCAACCAGCAGGGCAAGCTCAGCTCGAAGTTCCGGGAGGTGGCCGACCTGCTCAGGGAGGCCCACTTCTGGGCGAAAAAGGCGGGTGCGGGCGTCGTGGAGCGCCGCCACGTGGAACAGGCCCTGGAGGAGCAGGTTTTCCGGAGCAACCGCATCGAGGAGCGGCTCCGCGAGCTCATGGCCGAAGGGACCCTTATCGTGGAGACCGAGGGAGGCAGGGTCGGACAGGTCAACGGCCTCGCCGTGCTGAGCATGGGGGACTACAGCTTCGGGAAGCCCTCGCGCATCACGGCCAAGACCTTTGTGGGGAAGGCCGGCGTGGTGAACATCGAGCGGGAGACCAAGATGAGCGGCAGAATCCACGGCAAGGCCATACTCATCATCTCCAACTACCTGGGGAGCAAGTACGCGGTGAAGAAGCCCATCAGCGCGTCGGCCTCCATCACCTTCGAGCAGCTTTACGACATGGTGGAGGGCGACAGCGCCACCTGTGCCGAGCTTTACTGCATCCTGAGCAGCCTGAGCGGCGTTCCTTTGAAACAGAGCTTCGCCGTGACGGGCTCCATGGACCAGAACGGAGACGTGCAGCCCATCGGCGGGGTGAACGAGAAGATAGAGGGCTTTTTCGAGCTGTGCAAGCTCCGGGGCCTGGACGGCTCCCATGGGGTCATCATCCCCCGGAGGAACGAGCGGCACCTCATGCTCAAGAAGGACGTGGTGGACGCCGTGCGGGAGGGGAAGTTCACCATTTATTCCATCGACAGGATGGAGGAGGGGCTGGAGCTCCTGACCGGCGTGAAGGCCGGGGAGCTCGGGCCAGACGGCGCCTATCCCGAGGACACCCTGAACTCCCTGGTGCAGAAACGCTTCGAGGAGATCAACGAGGCCCTCAAGGAGAGGCGGGCCAAGGAGATAAGCGAGGCCATGAAGCGCAAGGAGGAAGAGGAGGAGGAAAACGAGGAGGAGGACGAGGAAAACGGCGCATGA
- the groL gene encoding chaperonin GroEL (60 kDa chaperone family; promotes refolding of misfolded polypeptides especially under stressful conditions; forms two stacked rings of heptamers to form a barrel-shaped 14mer; ends can be capped by GroES; misfolded proteins enter the barrel where they are refolded when GroES binds) has product MAKQLLFDEMARNAILKGVNTLTDAVKATLGPKGRNAILDKKFGAPTITKDGVTVAKEIELEDPWENMGAQLVREVASKTSDVAGDGTTTATVLAHAFYRSGMKNVVAGANPMDIKRGIEKAVDGVVEELRKMSKPVVDKKEIAQVGTISANNDASVGELIAEAMDKVGKDGVITVEEAKGMATTLDVVEGMQFDRGYISPYFVTDPERMECNLEDAFILIHEKKISSMKDLLPVLEQVAKMGRPLLIIAEDIEGEALATLVVNKLRGTLQVAAVKAPGFGDRRKAMLEDVAILTGGQMISEDIGVKLENVTLDELGRAKKISIDKENTTIVEGAGDPGKIQGRVKQIKALIEETTSDYDREKLQERLAKIVGGVAVINVGAATETEMKEKKARVEDALHATRAAVEEGIVPGGGVALLRCISALEKLKIEGHDQQMGVRIVKDALQEPIRQIVNNAGLEGSLVVEKVSASKDPNYGFDAQNEEYVDMMKAGIIDPTKVTRSALQNAASVAALMLTTAVMVTDIPEEKPEAPAGMPPGGMGGMY; this is encoded by the coding sequence ATGGCAAAGCAGCTGTTGTTCGACGAAATGGCCAGGAACGCCATCCTGAAGGGTGTCAACACCCTCACCGATGCGGTCAAGGCGACCCTGGGCCCCAAGGGGCGCAACGCCATCCTGGACAAGAAGTTCGGCGCACCCACCATCACGAAGGACGGCGTTACGGTGGCCAAGGAGATAGAGCTTGAGGACCCCTGGGAGAACATGGGCGCGCAGCTCGTGCGGGAGGTGGCCTCCAAGACCTCCGACGTGGCCGGCGATGGCACCACCACCGCCACCGTCCTGGCCCACGCCTTCTACAGGTCCGGCATGAAGAACGTCGTGGCCGGGGCCAACCCCATGGACATCAAGAGGGGCATCGAGAAGGCCGTGGACGGGGTGGTCGAGGAGCTCCGCAAGATGAGCAAGCCGGTGGTGGACAAGAAGGAGATCGCCCAGGTGGGCACCATCAGCGCCAATAACGACGCCTCCGTCGGCGAGCTCATCGCCGAGGCCATGGACAAGGTGGGCAAGGACGGCGTGATCACCGTCGAGGAGGCCAAGGGAATGGCCACCACCCTGGACGTGGTGGAGGGGATGCAGTTCGACCGGGGCTACATCTCCCCGTACTTCGTCACCGACCCCGAGAGGATGGAGTGCAACCTCGAAGACGCCTTCATTCTCATCCACGAGAAGAAGATATCGAGCATGAAGGACCTCCTGCCCGTCCTTGAGCAGGTAGCCAAGATGGGGCGCCCCCTGCTCATCATCGCCGAGGACATCGAGGGCGAGGCCCTGGCCACCCTCGTGGTCAACAAGCTTCGCGGCACCCTGCAGGTGGCGGCGGTCAAGGCCCCCGGGTTCGGCGACCGCAGGAAGGCGATGCTCGAGGACGTCGCCATCCTCACCGGCGGGCAGATGATCTCCGAGGACATCGGCGTCAAGCTCGAGAACGTCACCCTGGATGAGCTGGGCCGGGCCAAGAAGATCAGCATCGACAAGGAAAACACCACCATCGTCGAGGGCGCGGGCGACCCCGGCAAGATACAGGGCCGGGTCAAGCAGATCAAGGCCCTCATCGAGGAGACCACCAGCGACTACGACCGGGAGAAGCTCCAGGAGCGCCTGGCCAAGATCGTGGGCGGCGTGGCCGTCATCAACGTGGGCGCGGCCACCGAAACCGAGATGAAGGAGAAGAAGGCCCGGGTCGAGGACGCCCTGCACGCCACCCGCGCGGCCGTCGAGGAGGGCATCGTCCCCGGTGGCGGGGTGGCCCTGCTCAGGTGCATCTCCGCGCTGGAGAAGCTCAAGATCGAGGGCCACGACCAGCAGATGGGCGTGCGCATCGTCAAGGACGCCCTGCAGGAGCCCATCAGGCAGATAGTGAACAATGCCGGGCTGGAGGGCTCTCTGGTGGTGGAGAAGGTCAGCGCCTCCAAGGACCCCAACTACGGGTTCGACGCCCAGAACGAGGAGTACGTCGACATGATGAAGGCCGGCATCATCGACCCCACCAAGGTCACGCGCTCCGCGCTCCAGAACGCCGCCTCGGTGGCCGCCCTCATGCTGACCACGGCGGTCATGGTCACCGACATCCCCGAGGAGAAGCCCGAGGCCCCCGCGGGGATGCCCCCGGGCGGAATGGGCGGCATGTACTAA